From Triticum aestivum cultivar Chinese Spring chromosome 7B, IWGSC CS RefSeq v2.1, whole genome shotgun sequence:
GCGCGAGCCTGGAGCTTCGTGCGTGCGCGCGACGAGCACTCTCCAGTGGATTTGGTGCGCGCGAGGAGCACGCTCCAGCTCGGGTGCTGCGGGAGGGCACGACAACTGTCATGGGACGTTGCAGCTCGGGCGTGTGCGACCTCGGCGACGGCCATGGCGGGGCGCAGCTCGGGCGTTTGACTCGTCGCGCGTCAGGCGGCGTCAGGGCATGGCGTGGTGCAGCTCGGTGTGGGTGACCTGGGCGACGGCCATGGCGCACGCAACAGCCGTGTCGGGGCTTGGGCACTGTTGAGATGTATATTGCATGTGTGTTTCTTGTACAACAAGTCTACCtccttccttgtatagttgaggtctagaCTCCCTTTGTACCTATATATATACACGTGCATACGCATCCGATGAATATATCGTGAGTTGCACCAATCCTCTACATGGTATCAGTCTAACTAGGTCCTCCCGCGCCGCAACCCTAGCTGCTCCCGCGCGATCCCTCCTCCCGCCGCCGATCTCGCTGCTGCGGCGTCTTCACGCGCCCCCCAGATCGCCGCTACCTCTCTTCCGCCTCTGCATCTCACGCTCGCCTCCCAGACGCGAGTCGCTAGCTTCCCAGCCATGAGCCGCTCGCCTCCCTGCCGCGTAGTCGCTCGCCTACCTGCATCGCATCGCTCCCTCCCAGCTCCGCATCACCAAACCCTAACCTCCCGTCGCCATGTCGCACTCGACCCGCTCTGCCCGCAGCAACCCCTTCGCGTCCTCCGCTGAGGCCGGTTCTCTCCCCAACCCGGCTTACATCCGCGATGTCCCAATCTTCGACCGCGTTCCGATCAAGCTATCCCACACGGAGGCCAACTTCTATGCATGGAAAACCTACTTTAACCTCCTCTTCCATGAGTACAACCTCCGTGACCACATCGACGGCACCACCAACTTCCTCGCCATGTGTCGCGATGAGGATTGGATGGCGGTTGACGCCACCATCATCCGGTGGCTCTTCCTCACCGTGTCCAAGGACATCTTTCACACCGTTGTTCGCGACGGTGATGATGCCTACACGGTATGGACGAAGATcatcggcctcttcaccgacaacaagctccaACGGATCGTCTTCTTGTAGCAGGAGTTTTTTGGTTGCCACCAAAACGACTCCTCCATCGACGCGTACTGCATGCGCCTCAAGACTCTCTCTGACGAGCTCCATGACGTCGGCTTCAAGGTTGGGGACGAGCTTCTCCTCTCcaccctcaccgccggcctcaacgaaGATCTCGGTAACGCTGCGTCCAATCTTACTCTTATGGCTAACCCTACTTATGAACGGGCGGTCGCCTATCTACGCCTTGAGGAGCGCCGTCTGAAGAACCTGCGGGCTCGCGCGGTCCATACCGCCTTCGCCGCTGGCTATTCCTCCGGCGGGTCTACATCAGCACCTCCCGCCGGGGGCCACGGCGCCTCGCTGCCCCCGTAGCCCCGCCCGCCCGTGCCGCCAGCACCCACTGGTGCGGCTGGCTACGGCGCCCCCTACGGCGCTCTCCTGCCTCGTCCTCCGGCGCCGGTACCCCCGCCTCAACAACAGCAGCAGAACCAGGGCGACCGGCGCGGCCGTGGTGGGCGCCGTGGTCGTGGCAACCGCTCCAACAACGGCGGCGGTCAGCCGCGCAACGGCGGTCAGCAGCAGCAGCTCCCTTCACCGCCTTGGAGTACCGGCCACAATCCCTGGACCGGGGTTGTGCATGCTTACACGATGCCGGTTCCCCGCGCTCCACTCCCGGGTCTTCTCGGGCCTCGACCAGCGATGCACCAGGCCTTCTACGCCGCTCCTCATCCCGGCGCCGCTGCACCACCGCCTCCCCCCTACCCTACATCATTCGGCTATGGCGCGCCGAACCCTAGTGGGGGGTGACGGGGTTCACTGGCTACCCCACTCCGCCGGTCTCATATGACCCGGCCCTGCTCTCGGCGCTGCAGTACACGCCGCAGCCCGGCTCCTACAACGGCGGTGGCGATTGGTTCATGGACACCGGTGCATCATCTCATATGGCAGCCTACCCGGGTAACCTTTCCTCCGCATCTCCCGTTCACACTTCTTCCCGTATCATCGTCGGTAACGGCGCTGGTCTCCCCATTACTCATGTTGGTTCTACTCCTTTTCCTTCCCTGTCTAGACCATTATCTCTTAATAATGTGCTCGTGTCTCCCCAACTTATTCAGAATTTAGTCTCTGTTCGTAATCTTTCCCGTGATAATTATGTAACTGTCAAATTTGACGAAGTTGGTTTCTCTGTTAAggacgcccgtacccggatggttcttcaccgatgtgacagtccCGGCGACATGTACCATGTCCAGTCTTCATCGTCTTCACGTGCTGGACCTCTCGCTCTTTCCACCGGTGTCGATCTTTGGCATGCCCGTCCCGGCCACCCTAGCTCCACCGCACTTTGTCAAATAGTTAAGGATTTTTCTTTTTTATGTAATAAAGCGGATGCTCATTCTTGTCAAGCATGCCGCATGGGCAAACATGTTAGACTCCCGTTTAGTTCCTCGTCGACAATTGcatcttttccttttgaattaattcatagcGATGTATAAACATCACCTATCACAAGTAATTCTGGTTTTCTATATTACCTTGTTATTCTTGATGACTACTCTCACTTTGTGTGGACTTTTCCACTTCGTAGGAAATCCGACGTTCCTGCTACTCTTCTCGCCTTTTATTCCTATGTGTCTACACAATTTGGTCGTCCCATACATGCTCTTCAAACTGACAACGGGAAGGAATTCGACAACATCACCATCCGCACGCTTCTCTCCAACCACGGCACTATTTTCCGGTTAACTTGTCCATATACCTCCCAACAGAATGGCCGGGCAGAACGAGTTCTTCGCACTCTTAATGATTGTGTCCGCACTCTTTTGTTCCACGCCTACATGCCACCCCGGTTTTGGCTGGATGCACTTGCCACCGCCACACTTCTTGTTAACCTTCGCCCTTGTCGTGTCTGTTGGAGTTATACATCTCATCATCTTCTCTTCGGTTCCCCTCCCTCCTATGATGGTCTCCGGATTGTTGGTTGCCTCTGTTATCCTAGTGTCGCCGCCACCGCCCCTCATAAACTTGCTCCTCGTTCCTTGCCTTGTGTCTTTCTTGGTTACCCGGCTAACACTAAAGGCTACCGATGTTATGATCCGGTGTCTCACCGTGTCATCACCTCCCGGCATGTTTACTTCGACGAGCTTTGTTTTCCTTTTGCACAGGAACAGTTGATGGCACCACCTGCAGGAGATGATCCCGCCTTGCCTGGCTCTTCTCGCCGCCGCGCTGCACTGAGCCTTGCACTGCCGGCCTTGCCAGCTCCCTTGCATGGCGGGCTGGACACGCCAGCTTCGCTGGGCTCGTCAGCCTCGCTGGCCTCTTCGCCGGGCACCCCGACCACGCCGGCCTCTTCGCCAGGCACCCCGGTCACGCCGGCCTCTTCGTCAGGCTCGCCCGGCACCCCGACTCCTTCATCGACTACGCCGGGCCCCCTGGCCTCATCGGCTGTTTCGCCGGGTTCGCCGGCCTCTTCACCAACATCCTCACCGAGGCAGACGCCCGGCGCGTCATCTTCTAGCGCCGCACCTGGGTCGCCCTCGGCTCCTGCAGCCCCGGCTGCTGTCTTACAGCCCGCCGGCCCGACTACCCGTGCACGCATAGGGGTTCATCGGCCGAGTCTTCGTTACTCCGCCGACGAGTATGCTTGCCCTGCCTCCACGGTGTCGCTATCGCCTCTTCTGACCTCCGCTCGTATGGCTCTTCATGATCCACTTTGGTACGCAACGATGAAGGAGGAATTTGAGGCCTTGCAGCGCAACGCgacttggcagcttgttccccgtccccggcatGCCAACATCATTACCGGGAAGTGGGTGTTCAAGCACAAGTTTCACCCCGATGGCACACTCGACCGCTATAAAGCTCGTTGGGTGGTCCGAGGCTTCCGACAGCATGCTGGTATTGATTTCACGGATACATTCGCCCCGGTTGTCAAGCCCGGGACGATTCGCATTGTCCTTCAGCTAGCAGTATCTCGTGCCTGGCCGGTGCATCAAATGGATGTCTCCAACGCATTCCTCCATGGACATCTCAAGGAACAGGTGTATTGTCAGCAGCCGACAGGATTCGTCGATGACACTCGTCCGGAGCATGTTTGCCTGCTGTCTCGTTCCTTATACGGGCTCAAGCAGGCTCcccgcgcttggtaccagcgcatcgcagcGTTTCTATGTCAGCTCGGCTTCCACTCCACACGCTCCGATGCTTCACTGTTCATATACCGACACGGTGATGCTACTGCCTACCTGCTCctttatgtcgatgatatcatcATGACAGCTTGCTCTAGTGCTCTTCTTCGACAGCTGACCGATCGTCTTCGCGCTGAGTTTGCCATTAAGGACTTGGGTCctctgcactacttcctcggcatcgaggttctTCGCCGTCCGGATGGCTActttcttcatcagcggaagtatgcTCATGAGCTTCTTGATCGCGCTGGGATGCTTAATTGCAAACCCGCGACTACACCTGTCGACACGAAGGCCAAGCTCTCCTCCACAGACGGCGTCCCTGCTCCGGATGCTCCGTTCTACCGGTCTATTGTGGACGCTCTTCAGTATCTCACGCTGACACGACCGGAGCTCCAGTATGCTGTCCAGCAGGTCTGCTTAcacatgcatgctcctcgtgaTGCTCACTGGACCGCGGTCAAACGGGTTCTCCGTTACATCCGCGGCACTATGGATCTCGGATTGACTCTTCATGCTTCTCCTGCTATGGACATCATCGCAtactctgatgctgactgggcggGCTGCCCCGACACGCGATGTTCCACCTCTGGGTACTGTGTTTATCTTGGACCGTCCTTGATCTCCTGGTCGTCTAAACGGCAGCCCACTGTTTCTCGCTCCAGCGTTGAGGCCGAGTATCGAGCGGTGGCTAATGTTGTTGCAGAGTGCTCCTGGCTTCGTCAACTTCTTCATGAGCTCTCTTGTCCTGTTGACAAGGCCACGATTGTTTACTGTGACAACGTCTCCGCGGTTTatctctccgccaacccggttcatcatcgtcgcaccaagcatattgagctggatattcattttgttcgggaacaggtagCTCTTGGTCATGTCCGAGTTCTCCACGtgcctacttcccaacaatttgcgGACATCATGACCAAGGGATTGTCTACGGCNNNNNNNNNNNNNNNNNNNNNNNNNNNNNNNNNNNNNNNNNNNNNNNNNNNNNNNNNNNNNNNNNNNNNNNNNNNNNNNNNNNNNNNNNNNNNNNNNNNNNNNNNNNNNNNNNNNNNNNNNNNNNNNNNNNNNNNNNNNNNNNNNNNNNNNNNNNNNNNNNNNNNNNNNNNNNNNNNNNNNNNNNNNNNNNNNNNNNNNNNNNNNNNNNNNNNNNNNNNNNNNNNNNNNNNNNNNNNNNNNNNNNNNNNNNNNNNNNNNNNNNNNNNNNNNNNNNNNNNNNNNNNNNNNNNNNNNNNNNNNNNNNNNNNNNNNNNNNTCCCTTTGTACCTATATATATACGTGCATACGCACCCGATGAATATATCGTGAGTTGCACCAATCCTCTACAGGCACAATGGCGGCGGCTGGCTGTACGCCCACAAACTGCTCGATCAAATGCATAGGAGGAAACGGAAGCAAAGAaggtgacaggtgggccctacctgTCATTTGACAGGCTAAACAAACGGTGGGAGAATTTGATGCCACGTCAACCTGACCGGTGGTACCCACTCATCAGTTTCTGTGTCAAACCGCTCTTATTGACTCATTAGCATTTTTTGCAAACTGTCAGCACAATATCAGAtgctttttgcaaaaaaaaaaagaaacatgGTGGTTTTTTATTTAGGGTCCACAAATGTgatggttttttgcaatttactcaagCAAACAAGGTTGATCTCGCCATGGACGTCGAACTGCAATCAGTTTATTGGGCAAACCAAATTTAGGTCGCTTGTTGGCACTCTATCCGCTTGATTTGGTACCTGCTGATCCGCCATGGACGTCGAACTGCAATCAGTTTATTGGACAAACCAAATTTAGGTCGCTCGTTGACGACTCTACCCGCTTGACATTGGTACCTGCTGATCTGCAGCGGCAGTGCGGCTAGTCCAGATCCGATAACCATGAAATCGAGGAGAGGGTCGGTGAAAGTTGGAATGGGAGGAGAGGATCGGGATGGGAGGAGACAGATGGGATACGTAGCCAGGAAAGGGAAGAACAAACGTCATGAAGAGAAGGGGGAAAGATTGGGCTGTGGGCGTTGCTTGGAATTTGGTGGGGAAAGGAAAAACGTGCGTACTCATGTAGAGAGGACCGGTCCTATCCCATTCTGTTCGCTGGTCAAGCGGTAACAGATGTTGATCTGGCAGGGCTGCTGTTGTGGTTGGGCCCATCTGTAAGCCGGTGATAAAATGTTGACGTGGCAGGTTTGCTGAGGTGGATAgactgcatgtcaagagaaataaaataatggggatgaactatttaggtattatagataaaacaagagaaaacttcggggagagagagagaatatGTAGGTCAAGATAAGAACTAATGTGATCGCGGCCTTTGATTTTTGACTATATAAAAGTATGGTAACGAGTTGTACTAATATATATCCTGATTATTAGTTGTTTTGGTAGATTAGTTTGTGTTTCATCGGTCCCTCGGGTCCATCTGGCAACCTGCGACTCCTCCGTCGTCTCTGCAACCATACGAAAGGTATGGAGCACACTCGTATGCAGTATCTAAGTCGGTGTTTACATGTCTTGTAACTTGATCTTTGTTTTGTTTCGTCGCAAAAAAAAACTTGATTTTTGTTATATAAATGAGACACATATTTATACCATGAAAAAAGAGAGATATGTTGTGTGCAAGTGGTTGGGAAGCTTGCTctggtttctgtttttttttcttcttctgaaaaaaCTAGCTGTCCACGGTGTATGGTTTGCACGATGAGCTGGATAGCATCTGAGTAAAATAGTTGTTTAACTAGGCTAAACCTTCCAAAAGAACTATAGTATTCGGAAGAAACCTTCGTGATGTTTCGGCCCACTTAGAACCTGCCATGTCATTGCCGTCTACCAGTCTCGATCCAAAATTCACAGAATCAGTATGACAGTTGTTGCTTCAACTACTTGTGCTCCATCACGTCAAGGGAAAAAACTACGTGCCACGCGCTGTAACATCATCCTGTTAAGAGTTTCCTTGTTTCTCAAGAATCTCACATGGATCCGAGACAGAAAAAAAAAATCTGAAGTGAGAGCGTGGATAGGTGGAACTGGAATAACAGCGAGTGGCTACCACACTCCCCATGATCCATATGTATAACTAACACGGGAAAGTAGGGTTGTGTAGGAAGAAAGAAGGTTAACGTACGTGCTGGCATGTGCGCTTACGGGAACAGCTAGCGAATAGTACATGGAAGTTGGCAAGTTGCGTGTTCCTTGCACAAGCCAGTTCTCTTCAACCCGGATACATTTCTCGTCTCCTAGCTGGAACTGAAATAAAGTAGGGCAAGAAGGCTCTGGTTTCGTCTCCTCGGTCGAAGACTTGTAGGGTGGCGGGCATGTGGTAGGTGCGCACGATCGGCACATATATCCGGCGCATGTGGCAGCTTGTTTATTCCCTCGTTTCCTGTGCCATATCATATGCACGGCGAGGTTGGTTGAACGTTGTAAAACAAGTGGTTTACGTCGCGTGAGCGGCGAGAACAAACGTGTGGCACAGTGCGGGGATTGTTGATGAGAAGACGGAGGTTGCcgcgtgtgcatgcatgtgtgttctTTGTTATTGTTAAGAGGATAAACGGGATTCTCGCGAGTCAAAGTACCTACATGGGGATCGGTTGGGTAGGAGTAGGACGACGGCCTAGCCGACACTCTCCGTGATTACCTTTTCGACCCCTTTGTTCTTTACGCATGCATGATCGCGACGTTGCAACACTCCCTTGATAGCTTCCGCTCTGGTTCTTATTAGTAGCCTTGTCTTGTTCAGTGTCTGATATATGATGAAATGTACCGTTCAAATCAATCGATAATATCCGAAGGGTCGGTATATATTCCTATATATCATTTCCACATGCATACAGAAGGGAAGGTTCGAGACAGATCATTCGTGTTTGGATGGTTGCAGGCATTATCGATAATTGGATCCATCATCGATGTGTAGTGGTCAAGTGGTGTTCTGGTGTGTAGTGCACTGATATGTATATATTGCATCTTCGTGTAACCAGATCAGCAATACCCCGTGCAGATAGTATTATTTATATACCCACAGGAGCACATTTTCAAAGTCGCTGGTAGTACATGGTTTACCAAAATGAAATAACAATCGTTGGTACATTCCTGTTGGGCTCTCATTATCAGTGGCTCGGTGCTGTACTCAATCATGCATATGAACCGTTCCTTCGAATAGAAATAGGTGCGGAAAACCACGCATCAACCGTTAGAAAACTAGCCGAAGCCGCCGTTATATACCCCCGTCGAACCTTGAGCCCAGCACCACATCATCTCACCAAGAAGCAGCTAGCTAAGCTAAGCCTAGCCAAAGCTTCTCTAGCTTCGGAAGTCCAGGAAACATGAGGCTCGCAGTGGTTCTCCTGTGTGCCCTGGTGGCTGTCCAGGTCGCGCTCCTCGCCGCCCCGGCGGATGCCGGCGAGCTGGTGGTCGGGTACTACGACAAGAAGTGCAGGGGCGTGGAGAACGTCGTCCAGTGGCATGTCAGGAGGGCGCTCAAGACCAAccgccgcgccggcgccgcccttGTCCGCCTCctcttccacgactgcttcgtcagGGTACGTACATTTCGTGCGCGGAGCTTATGTGGTCAACATGCGTGTCAATAAAATTGACGCGTGCAGCGCAAATTTAGTTTGCAAGCACGCCAAGTTCGTGGCAAAAATGAACCGAGACGGATTAGCAATGCTCACCAACTGAACTTGTCATACTCGGCGAACAAAAATGCCATGATAAATGTTCATTTTGCCATGACTAAAAATATGACGTTCACTGGATAGTTAGGTCCATATTGCATAATATAACgatgacatgcatgcatgcagggtTGCGATGCCTCCGTCCTCCTTGACGCGTCCCCCGAGAACCCTCACCCGGAGAAGGAGGCGCCGGTGAACATCGGGCTGGCGGCCTTCGACCTCCTGGAGGAGATCAAGGCGGCCGTCGAGGACAGGTGCCCCGGCGTGGTGTCCTGCTCCGACATCCTCATTTACGCGGCCCGGGACGCGGCCAGCGCCCTCAGCAACGGGAACATCCACTTCGACGTCCCCGCGGGGCGCCTCGACGGGCTCGTCTCCTCGGCCGCCGAGGCCCAGGCGGAGCTCCCGGACTCCACCTTCACCGTGCAGCAGCTCATCGACAACTTCGCCCGAAAGGACTTCGACGTGGAGGAGCTGGTCATCCTGTCCGGCGCGCACTCCATCGGCGTCGGCCACTGCTCCTCCTTCACCGGCCGCCTCACCGCGCCGCCGGAGCAGATCAACCCGGCCTACCGCAACCTGCTCAACCACAAGTGCCACCAGGGCGCCAACCCGGCCGTCGTCAACAACGTCCGCGACGAGGACTACGAGACGGTCGCCAGGTTCATGCCCGGGTTCACCAGCCGGGTGCGCAAGATCAGCGACTTCCTCGACAACACCTTCTACCACAACAACCTCGCCAGGATCGTCAGCTTCAACTCCGACTGGCAGCTCATGACCCACACCGAGGCCAGGGGCCACGTCCACGAGTACGCCGACAACGCCACGCTCTGGGACGGGGACTTCGCCGACTCCCTGCTCAAGCTCAGCAAGCTGTCCATGCCCGCCGGGAGCAAGGGCGGCATCAGGAAGAAGTGCAGCATCGCCACCCACCCTCTCTACTAAACAAGTCGGATGCATGCATGAACAAGGTCGATCCAACGAATTGAAGAACCTTTGCCCCTGGCCGGCGGTGTGCGGATTTCTTCGATAATCTTGTGGTTTTCCCGGTCCAATCCATTCTTTTGATTCCCATTGGTTGTGTATTTTATGTATGGCAACATATATGTATCATCCACGGCAATAAAGTTACGGTCCTGGCAAATGGCAATTTATTACAAATGACCTTTCAAGAAAATTGTATTACTAAAAAGGATTATATAGATATCAACGTGGTTGGTGAGTCGTGACGCTACAAGCATAAAGGGTAGACCGTGAACTCAAAGCTCACATGAGCGAGCATGCACCTACCCGAGAAATCCTACCAACCAGATAATGGCCGGTTCATTTGGCTTAATCAAAGCTGATACTCCAATCAAGTTTTTTTTTTGTGGCGACTACAGCGAAGTAGCTAATTCTTAGTCACAAAAAACCCGGAAGAAAACATGTGAATAACCGTTACAAACAGTACAAAGGAAAAAAAAAAGGACCAGTTGAAACGAGCTACAGTATTGGGCTCTTCCCATTTCCTGAGCGGCGGAGGTGAGATTTCCTTAGGAATCAGTACTTATTGGACTAGTTGGTAAACGTGGCACGAGCAATCAGTTTTGCACATATTGGGTGAAAAAATTATTCAAAATCACTAGTTTTTTTGCGGGAACTCAAAATCACTAGTTAAGGGTTACCCTTTGCTAATTTCATTCGGAAAACCATATGCCAACTGCATATCTACCTTCACCAAGCACCGTAGATGCGGGTGCTCGGCATGGAACATTTTTCTGAAAATGCGTGGAAAAATCACCACGGCCAACTGTTCTAGCCTTCTCGAGGAGTCGTCGTGGCTGTGGCCCACATGTAGCAGTTGGGAGGATAGTTGCATGCATTTTTCACCCATTTCTCTCTCACCTCGTCACCAATCAAATTCCATGCCTTTTATTTTAGATGATTCATATCTTTAAAACCTAAATTTTgttatttttaatattttttaatTCATCACGATAAAATTTTAAAAACAACGCAAATCAGATACATTTAGACTAATTTAAATTGCATTGGTACAATCAACTAAAGCACATGTTAAATACTTTCTGAAACTTTATAAAATAATTGACATATGtgtaaatattttttaaaattgattGAAATATGACTGGAATTCTGAAAACACCAAATATTATAAGTTTATTCTTAGAAATTTCTGTttctttcaaaaataaaaataaaaatatacttTTGATCTATTTGCATACGCAGTAACTATTATTTTCTGTATCAACAATATGAATACAACATACATCCTTCTACAAATGACCGAAACGTTCACAAAATTTTCAATCATAGAGATAAAAGCGATGAATGCAAAATATTCTTTCATCGCCATAAGAAAAGTAGCGGTTACATATTATGAATTTTACTTTCTTATATGTTCTCCAAAACCTCATCACACTCCTATTGTGTTGGTTTGCACGAGATTTTATTCCTAAAAATACTACACTTAGGTAAAATGCCTACGTACTGTTACGTAATTAGACTAACTGCTAATCCCTCCGCCTCCCTGATTCCAACTGGGCGGGGTCTCTCTCCTAATTTTCTCCAACTGAAAAATGCCACCTAATCCATTATGTTACTTTACGTTTGATTCCTACGTAGGTGTAGTATTGCTCTTTTGTTGCAGAGGCCTAGTCTCACATTCGGTTGTTAACCGGTTCAAACTATTTTTTTTGCTAGAAGATACAAAATAATTAATTTTATACCCAACATTTATACTT
This genomic window contains:
- the LOC123159438 gene encoding peroxidase 2 translates to MRLAVVLLCALVAVQVALLAAPADAGELVVGYYDKKCRGVENVVQWHVRRALKTNRRAGAALVRLLFHDCFVRGCDASVLLDASPENPHPEKEAPVNIGLAAFDLLEEIKAAVEDRCPGVVSCSDILIYAARDAASALSNGNIHFDVPAGRLDGLVSSAAEAQAELPDSTFTVQQLIDNFARKDFDVEELVILSGAHSIGVGHCSSFTGRLTAPPEQINPAYRNLLNHKCHQGANPAVVNNVRDEDYETVARFMPGFTSRVRKISDFLDNTFYHNNLARIVSFNSDWQLMTHTEARGHVHEYADNATLWDGDFADSLLKLSKLSMPAGSKGGIRKKCSIATHPLY